The sequence CTCGGTGTAGTCCGTGTGATCGCGGACAGAATTGAAGTCAGACTCGCCCAGATAGTGGCACCAAGGACGTTGGGTGTTGTCCAGCCGTAGGCGGTTGCACTCGGACCATGCCGCCACCTCAATGTGGCACCCCTGTAGGTCCATCACGGTCTCAACCGCGGGCAAGAGGTCGTTGTCGTGAGAGAAGATCACGATGACGTCAGTCTCGCGAAATGCGGCCAGGCGCACAGCGTCCACGGCTACCGCTACGTCGATGCCCTTCTCGGTCGGTGGGGTGTTCGGCCACTCGTCGGGGTACCAGAGGTTGCGGCGGATGACCGTAACTCCATCCGCTCGCCAGTCCGATGCTTGACGCTCGTTCGCCGCAGCCGAGACTGTCTGCTTCCACGGGTTTGGCTGCCCTCGGTAGACCCTGACTTCGTGCAGGACACTGGGCCGCCGGCGCTTGCTCGCAATGAGTTCGCCTACCTGCCGCGGGTGCACGTGCCCTGACGTGCCACGGTCGGCCGCGTAGCTAAGGAATCTCCGTCGCGCGGACTTCTGCACGTTCTCGTAGTCAATGAGAACAGTCACTCGATCCAGTCCATCTACGGCCATCAGCGCTCCCCCGACCAAAAAAAGCCCCGCCATTCCCAGAGGGAGGCGGGGCGGAATGAGATCAAGGTAGCAGCGCGCGCGCCTTTTTGGCGAGTTCAAGTCCCGCCGGTTTGAGACGACCTGACACGACAGGAGACGACCTGACACCGAATCGCCCAGATGGGCACAGCTCTTCCGCCGGGAGCCAGATGGGCACAGCCCTTCCGCCGCGCTCCCGCCGAGGCGGCAGGAGCCCGGCGGCGGGAGCCAGATGGGCACAGCCCTTCCGCCGCGCTCCCGCCGAGGCGGCAGGAGCCCGGCGGCGGGAGCAAGCTAATAGCTACGGTGCCCCTAACGGCCGGAGCAGCCTGCCGGCGGCGGGAGCAAGATGGAGGGGTAGGGCACCTAACTGCCCCCGTCGCGGCCGCTGGAGCACCCGGCCCCGCGTGGTCGGCGAGACTGTGTTCATGCCCCGCGAAGACGGAGATTCAGCTGACCCCTTCGATCAGCTACCCGACGAGAGGTACGCGGACTATCTACAGCGCGTCGGGGTCTTAGTGGCACCTGACGAGCAGGTGCGCGCTTGGGAGCGTGAGCGCGGAGCGCCCATGCTCGGTTGCGTCCTCCTCTACGAGGTTGACGAAGACGGCTTTGTGTACCGGCTCATTCACCATCCCGATCTCACCCCGGATGCCCTCGATGCGTTCTGTCGAGAAGGCATGCGCCGGTGCGCGCACTACGTCGAGCACGGCGCAAACGGAGAGTTCGTCTGGCAGAAGCGATCGGACGCGGGGTACCAGGCCTGGATCCTCGCCGACCAGCTCCCACCGCTCTAGTTCCGCAGATAACGCTCTGTATCTGCGGCGCGCACGGCAGCGAGGCGCGCGATGGCGGGCCTGTCGGAGGCCGTCGGTACCGTCCGCAGCACCGATTAACTGCGGAAGGTGACCCGATGAGCCGCCCCCACCCCGACACCGCGCCCGGCGGGATCAGCTGGGCCGCGGCCGTGACCGCGTTCCTGGAGCGCCCGACCGCCGCCACCACCCGGCGCACCTACGCGACCGCGCTGCGCCAGATCGGCGCGCAGCTGCCCGAGGGCACTCCCCTGGCCGCCCTGAGCGCATACGACTACGAAGCTGCGCTACTCACCGCGTACGACGACGCCGCGCCGGCCACCTTCAACCTGGCCACCAACGCCCTGCGCGGCCTGCTGGCGTACGCCGCCGATCGCGAGTGGTGCACCGACGCTGCTGCCTACCGATTCGGGCGCCTGGTGCACGTGCGCCGCGTCCCGCAGCAGCACGACCGCGCGCTGAGCCGAGAGACCATCGAGCGGCTGTGCACCGACCCGCGCCACGCGCTGCGCGAGCGGGCACTGTGGCGGATGCTCTATGAGACCGCCGCTCGCGCGGAGGAAGTCCTGCGCCTGGACGTGGGCGACCTGGACCTGATCAACCGCACCGCCCGCACCATCCGCAAAGGTGGCGACCGGGACACCCTGCACTACGCCTCGGGCACCGCGCGGCTACTCCCCCGCGTGCTCGCCGGCCGCGATCGCGGGCCCGTGTTCTTGTCCAGCCGGCCCCCACGCACCGACGCCCTGCCGGCCCTGTCCGATCTGGACCCCGCCACCGGGCACGCGCGCCTGTCCTACCGCCAGGCCGCGGCCCTGTTCACCGACGCGACCCACGGCGCGACCCTGCACCAGCTGCGGCACTCCGCACTGACCCACCTGGCCGAGACCGGCGCCAGCAGCGCCCTGCTGATGGCGAAATCACGGCACGCCGCACTGTCCAGCCTCCAGCGCTACGTCGCGCCCTCTCAGACCGCCGTCGCGCAGCTGACCGCCGGCCTGGACCCGCACGGGCGCCGGCGGAAAGTCGACGGCTGAGCCTGTCGCCGGACAGACTTGCGCCCCATGAGTACCTATCACCCCAGCGCCGCGCACTGCCCCGTCTGCGGAGAGCAGAGCGTGAGCCTGGTCCGCACCCCATACCGTCCTTTCGGCAGCGACCAGCCCGTTGCGCGCACCGAGAAGTACGTGTGCAACAACGGCAACCACATCCCCATGGGATGGACCCCCGACAACGACAACGCCAACGGGTAAGCCGCCGCCAGTTGCCGACTATCGAATGTCGAACGCGGGTAGGCCGGCTTGATCGTGGCGGTTGTAGATCGAGGGGAACACCTGCGACCCACGGATGTCGAACGCGGGCAACGTGGCTTGATAGTTCGAGTTGTAGACCGAGGGAAATACCTGCGACCCACGGATATCGAACGCGGGCAACGTGGCCCGGTCGTGGCGGTTGTAGACCGTGGGGAACACCTGCGACCCACGGATGTCGAACGCGGGCAACGTGGCTTGATAGTTCGAGTTGTAGACCGAGGGAAACCACTGCATTGCGTACTCGCCTTCGTCAGCAGCCGCGTCGGGCTGCCTCGGCCTCGACAGCCGCGGCGAGGACCCGTTCGGGTGTGCTGCCGGCCGCCTCAGCCGTTGCAGCGAGCCGGTCCAGCAGATCATCAGCCAGGACGCCGCCGGCGACCTCAGCGCGCAGGGCGCGCACGATGAGCGCGCCCACCGGCACGCCCAGCCGCTCGGCTCGCACCTCGAGCGCGTCATAGAGGTCCTGCGGCACCCGGTTGGACAACTTGCGGCCCCAGGTCGCCGGTTCGCTCGGTGTGCCGCGGCGGCCACTGGCGCGGCTGGCGTCGGTGTAGTGCTGCCCGTTGTCCGGGGCCGGTGTCAGGGGTGCGGTCTGCGCGGGGCGTGCCTTGGGTGGCATGGTCAGCCTCTTTCCTTGTTCGCCTGCTCGGTCACGATCTGCGCCAGCTGCGCGAATTCCTCCACGATCGCCCCTGTCTCTGCGCCGTAGGCCGCTGCAGGTGCGCCGGCACCCTCGGCCTTGACCATCACCGCGCGGCGCGGGACAACGCCCAGCACGGGCCATTGCTCGCGTAGCTGCGCGAGCAGCTGCGCTGGGTAGGACTCCCGGGCCGGGTAGTTGGACACCACCACCCCCAGCAGTCGCGGCGCGCCGTCGCGGTCGGCGCGGACCCCCTCCAGCGTGCGCGTCACGCGCGCCAACGCCTCGACGGCCCCGAGCGCGGCCTCGGTCACCAGCAGCACCACATCGGCAGCCCGCAACGGCCCGACCAGCAGCGGCCCCAACGTGGGCGCGCAATCGATGAGCACGACCTGCGAGGGCACCCCCGCCAGCGCATGGCGCCACCGATCCAGCGCCCCGGGCCACGTCTCGTCAGCGCGGGAGGCCAGATCGACATTGGACGGAGCGACCTGCACCAGCGGCGACCAGTGCTGCCCGGCCGCGGTGAGCACCTGGCGCATGGTGCCCTCAGTGACCGGCGCCCCCTGCCTCGGCTGGGTGGCATAGAGCGCATCGCTCACGCTGAGTTCTTGGGCCACGCCCAGCGCACCGGTCGCCGTCAACGGTGAGGCATCGGTGATCCGCGTCAGGCTGCCTTGGGGGTCGCCATCGACCAGCGTCACCGAGACGCCAGCCAGCCCGAGCGCCTGCGCGAGGTTGGCCGCAACAGTGGTTTTCCCGACCCCACCCTTTTCGTTCGCAATCGCCACCGTGAGCACGCCCTGCGCCACCGCCTCGACCCTTCCGCGCCCGTTCCCACGCGGTCCCGCGCGGGTATGCCATGGGACCGTACGGCACCTCACGGGACCGCGCGGGGAGTTCCGGCGGTGTGGTGCCTATTGGTCGTTGGCCAGCTTGGTGCCAGGCGCCTAGCCCTGTCGGACCGGCGGGGGCCGTCCTGATAGCTGGCGCGGCCCGGCGCGCTGCATGCTGATCGGACCTGGCCCGGCGCGTTCGAGGGTGGACAGCATCACGGGCTCCGACGCGACCGGCGTGCAGCTGACCGGTGGCGAGCAATCCGGTGAGCACCGCCTGGGCGTGTGTCGCGTGCACGGTGCAGTCACCGGCAACCGGGTAGGGGAGAGGCCCGGCTCTGCGCGCCCGGCCCCCAGCAGCGGGTCAGAGATTCAGCCTCACCACGTCGGGCCGCCATCGTCGCGACGCTGAGCAACCAACACCGCACGGCACCGTACGGACCCGCCCGGTACCGCATGCCGAGTGCCGTTCGCGTGGGGAACCGGCGCCTCGCACGGGCGTTTACCCAGGGGAACAGCTCTAGGTAAGCCCTCCACCCACGGCCACTATTGCGACACTCGTGAGGCGCTGACCTGCACTGATGGGGTAGTTATCCGGGCAGAACCGCCCACCAACCACTTCAGGATGGTCACGGTTCGAAACCGACATCGGCAACCTGAACTTCCACCCCAGAAACAGACTCCCAAGGGATCGGCTTACAGGCTGCGGCCGCGACCTCCCGAGCGACCGTGAGCGGCAGACCGGCCGCTGTGAGGACGTCGACCACCGGCTCAAACGCTGCCGGCTGGTCCGGCCACAAGGTCACCCCCGAGACTTTCTCACCTCGCTCGGCCGCCTCCGTCGTCAGCCGTTCCTCGATCCCTCGATACGTGAAGTAGCGCGCAGCGGACTCGCTCAGGACACGCAGAGCGTCGCGGGACTCGCGCCGCGCTTCATCGATGTCTCGTCGCCATCGCAGCCGCTGCGGATGACCCAGGAGCGCCATTGGCTCTGTCTGAAGCACCTCAGCGAGCACGACCAGCTCACCCACGTCGATCGAGCGTTTGCCCTTCTCCAGCCGGGCCAGAGTGGCCGGATCGAACCGCTTACCGAGCGCCTGAGTCAGTCGGTCCGCTAGCTCGATCTGACTCCACCCGTGGCCGTGGCGCACGTGCGCGACGTTCTCGCCGACCCAACTCCGGCGCTCTTCAACTGACATATTCCTCAGTGTTCACCTACTTGCATTTTCAGTCAACAACCGTCAAGATCAATTGCGGATTGTTCAGTGACGGACTGAATATCACTCACTGTGGAGGACCTCGTGTTGGACGACGAGATGATGACGATCGAGGAAGCCGCCGAGCTGGTGCGTCGCCCGGTCAACACCCTTCGTTTCTGGCGGGCGCAACGCACTGGACCCGCGGCGTTCATAGTGGGTCGGCGCCTGACCTACCTGCGTAGCGACGTCGAGGAATGGCTCACCGCACAACGCAGCGCGGCCCCGATCGCCCCGACACACGAGGCGGACCGCGCCGGGAACACCGACACCGCCTCGGCGGATGCGGGAACGGCGCTGGCATGAGCACCCGCCACAGTCCATTGATGACAGCGCCGGCTCGGCCGGAGGCGACTAGCTCCACACATGCCGCGGCCGCGGCACGCGCCACCATCACCGCTGCCGCTGAGCGCGACCAGGGGCGCTACCTGGCCGCCGCGCCGCATGTCAGCGGAGAAAGCACGGAGCACCTGCGTAACGCGCGGGCTGTGGGTCGCGCAGAAGCCTGCGACGTCAGCTAGCAACTCCCGTGCCCGCCCTGAATCGGGAGGCGCCCCAGCACGATTCGACGCCGTTGGACGCCAACCCACAGACCCCCGAACGCGACACCGCTCCCGACCGGGTGCCGGTCGCGTTCGTAAAGGTGCCTGCTCTCATGCTCGACGGGAGCCTGAGCGCCGAAGCCGTCGCG comes from Allobranchiibius huperziae and encodes:
- a CDS encoding NYN domain-containing protein encodes the protein MTVLIDYENVQKSARRRFLSYAADRGTSGHVHPRQVGELIASKRRRPSVLHEVRVYRGQPNPWKQTVSAAANERQASDWRADGVTVIRRNLWYPDEWPNTPPTEKGIDVAVAVDAVRLAAFRETDVIVIFSHDNDLLPAVETVMDLQGCHIEVAAWSECNRLRLDNTQRPWCHYLGESDFNSVRDHTDYTES
- a CDS encoding helix-turn-helix domain-containing protein codes for the protein MLDDEMMTIEEAAELVRRPVNTLRFWRAQRTGPAAFIVGRRLTYLRSDVEEWLTAQRSAAPIAPTHEADRAGNTDTASADAGTALA
- a CDS encoding tyrosine-type recombinase/integrase — translated: MSRPHPDTAPGGISWAAAVTAFLERPTAATTRRTYATALRQIGAQLPEGTPLAALSAYDYEAALLTAYDDAAPATFNLATNALRGLLAYAADREWCTDAAAYRFGRLVHVRRVPQQHDRALSRETIERLCTDPRHALRERALWRMLYETAARAEEVLRLDVGDLDLINRTARTIRKGGDRDTLHYASGTARLLPRVLAGRDRGPVFLSSRPPRTDALPALSDLDPATGHARLSYRQAAALFTDATHGATLHQLRHSALTHLAETGASSALLMAKSRHAALSSLQRYVAPSQTAVAQLTAGLDPHGRRRKVDG
- a CDS encoding AAA family ATPase — translated: MAQGVLTVAIANEKGGVGKTTVAANLAQALGLAGVSVTLVDGDPQGSLTRITDASPLTATGALGVAQELSVSDALYATQPRQGAPVTEGTMRQVLTAAGQHWSPLVQVAPSNVDLASRADETWPGALDRWRHALAGVPSQVVLIDCAPTLGPLLVGPLRAADVVLLVTEAALGAVEALARVTRTLEGVRADRDGAPRLLGVVVSNYPARESYPAQLLAQLREQWPVLGVVPRRAVMVKAEGAGAPAAAYGAETGAIVEEFAQLAQIVTEQANKERG
- a CDS encoding helix-turn-helix domain-containing protein gives rise to the protein MRHGHGWSQIELADRLTQALGKRFDPATLARLEKGKRSIDVGELVVLAEVLQTEPMALLGHPQRLRWRRDIDEARRESRDALRVLSESAARYFTYRGIEERLTTEAAERGEKVSGVTLWPDQPAAFEPVVDVLTAAGLPLTVAREVAAAACKPIPWESVSGVEVQVADVGFEP